A single region of the Acetivibrio cellulolyticus CD2 genome encodes:
- a CDS encoding non-ribosomal peptide synthetase — MYGYKTLTNMIVSRENEDNRGITFILSDTEECFVSYKELYFSALSLLHRLQSAGFKPKDEVIFQIDDNHKFVCTFWACILGGMIPVPVTTGTNDEHKLKLFKIWGVLNSPRIITTEDFIGKLAAYANKNGLSDQMEVIKDRAEFVYDKLSIGCYGKIHEAQPDDIAFIQFSSGSTGDPKGVIITHQNVLINLTAVIEWTKMDSNDVGLNWMPLTHDMGLIGTHIKGILACMNQYNIQTQLFIKHPTLWLQKASEHKATLLYSPNFGYKHFMKFFNTDTKKDWDLSNVRIIYNGAEPISLDICNEFLDLMAPYGLKRNAMYPVYGLAEGTIAVTFPKPGDEINPFNFNRNNLGVGDTIVETVKDDHNGVMFVDVGYPIYNCSMRICDRNNVDLGENRIGYIQIRGGNVTKGYYNNKTATKEAITDDGWLNTGDLGLLKDGRLIITGRAKDVIFMAGQNYYSHDIERVAESVDGIELGKIVATGVYNQNTKCDELVLFVLFKQKAENFMNLAAELKSTINRAIGIEVSEVIPVKNIPKTTSGKVQRYKLRDSFTKGEFDRIRSELAVLMDNERNNRKIDLPQNSTEEKLVAIWSEMLETQSLGTQDNFFELGGDSLRVTQLISRIKEIFGIEMEQTEIFENSDIVSLAEAIQKHKNKCVREHDIIPQTSAETGNLSLSFSQKRLWFLDRLNEGSAQYNLHTALRLHGNVDRECLEKSLNEIMDRHKILKMTFREENGQPVQVFNQEVKLSLPLVDLREVPEEEREKQALEIASREAAKVFELDKAPLLRAKLLCLNNDEHILVMAVHHIVFDGWSFGIFLKEMTNYYEMFTTGKGQNLRELEIQYPDYAYWQTRRQVDGLLNNQLEYWKNKLSGDIPVLDLPLDGQRPAIQTYNGAKFTASIPPDLVKKLKKLAAKENSTLFMVLLAAFKVLLHRYTGQEDIVVGSPIANRNRKDIEDLIGFFTNNLVMRSCFSGKMSFLELLKRVRSTTLEAYSNQDVPFEKLVEELHVERDMSRNPLFQVLFSLQNTHISLEGFSEINASIIDTDSGFARFDLALDIREVGEGLAADFEYNTDLFNQDTINRMAGHYRQLLESIAQSPEKEVDMLSILTSEEKNTMVRKWNSTEVDYGDVPCWTKLFEEQVKKNPQALAVRDKERSLTYGELNSCANRLAHYLVSKGVGPETVVGVYLDRTVRMIIALLGIHKAGGAYLPMDPIFPKDRLMYMQEDAKVGIVLSESGLEGTLPQNGSQIICLDSEWETISRFSEENPEAKNNGESLAYLIYTSGSTGNPKGVQIEQHALINFLLSMAEKTELKESDTLLAVTTLSFDIAGLELFMPLISGAGIVLAGRDEVIDGSKLIALLNEHSVSIMQATPATWRLMVEEGWKGSKGLKVLCGGEALAKELAKQLLDRCGTLLNVYGPTETTIWSTIAKLEHGTDTITIGQPIANTQVYVLDGNMNPVPVGIQGELYIGGDGLARGYLNQPHLTEEKFIKDPFSNKTGARLYRTGDTVKFLPDGNLEFIGRNDHQVKIRGFRIELGEIENLLNLHEAVRQSIVVAKEIVRGEKSLVAYIIPTDEKTVLASDNLRSRLKERLPDYMVPAAFVMMDSFPMTPNGKIDRKALPMPESFRPQLRNGYTAPESEIEKSIVSIWQEVLKLDRIGINDNFFDLGGHSLLLAQVRNKIAGVLGKDVTMMDLFRYPTINALSEFLEGKQISGSKGKIDKKGVTGKCDIAVIGLSGRFPGAKNTEEFWNNLCNGVESITRLTDEEIIAEGVDPDVIKKPEYVKAWGALDEVDKFDAGFFGYNPREAEVLDPQQRIFLEETWKALENAGYDPARFPRKIGVYASVGMNTYAQNLSENFKEKGLASDYQIMISNDKDFIATRVAYKLNLKGPAITVQTACSSSMVAVHLASSSLINGECDMAVAGGASIRLPQKTGYLYQEGMILSPDGRCSAFDEEAKGTVGGNGAGVVVLKRLEDAVADGDSIWAVIKATAINNDGALKVGYTAPGIDGQAGAISEAHLKAGIDPETITYIEAHGTGTPLGDPIEIEALRQVFNKSTEKKGFCAIGSVKTNIGHLDAAAGVSGLIKTVLALKNKMIPPSLNFKKPNPKLDIDNSPFYINNSLKEWSSSIGPLRAGISSFGIGGTNAHAVLEEAPYTDYKPCKSGVSLLVFSAKTRSALNKITADFLDFLKKNSDINMADAAYTLQLGRREMEHRRFLVCTSREDAIEALENINSIPKRVFDSIEGQSEAARVRDVNPKDYSLEDLGHLWLTGAGIDWTALYEGGQRKRIPLPVYPFEGKSYWVDRVKKDKVAKANGKISDISKWFYTPLWKQSANGGLLKSVKYANRQDVILVLTTESSFCSRLVQRIGKTNENIIIAKVGVNFGKTGDREYLFRPNKKEDYDNLLNEISKVSKKPDIVLNLLGVSGNCRDMEDENGISCGKQLFYNMIYLAQSFGNQGWNTPVQFKVLTDNAFKVFNEKNLYHGKTLAVGPCKVIPREYPNIRCSMIDFELQHAESLQEQDIIECLLAEIYEKGTENITAYRGLERWVQTFDSTHVEESPDSLVKKNGVYLITGGFGGIGLNLAEYLAKEVQAKLILVSRSKFPEVEKWSDWQSEHSKNDGVSKKIKKLQSFESLGSEIMVCQADVTDTAQLEVIRQNALKRFGRLDGIIHAAGNPGGGMIQMKTKEFCENVLAPKVKGTLALYETFKNDRLDFFVFCSSLNAITGGFGQVDYSAANAFLDAFAATHDSYRGTRFISIDWDRWPGTGMAGGTGQQKDADDQVMHPLLGKKVSNTPEKEVFLAELSPKRDWVLSEHLVMGTPTIAGTTYLEMARAAYKEATGQDSMQISDVVFLTPMVVKQEEARDVFTILTKNGDVYDFQVASKLKGSEGEESNWYEHVRGKIKAFGEETLKQFDIKEIKARCFDRMEAGEVQGNKTKEFISFGDRWKSLKGFDLGENEGLVEVELSGEFIGDLKDYELHPALLDVATGSVRLAAGGNYLPFSYERLIIKKRLSGKVYGFIRFKNGYSAAQEIITCDIDIMNDKGEQVVEISNFSMRLTGDAAAASIKARASGQRQTGGTDFESLYKMAAKKEFGFLNDGISAAEGKEVFKRVLNGFCKSQIIVSVKDLNTAIEQANYVDQPGVKKEADEEDLKPKHPRPELDNDYVPPKNDIEQKLADIWQKTLSIEAVGIHDEFFALGGDSLMLIEVHTKIKELFTTNLAVVDLYKYNTVASLAKYLSSENKEEEQPTFESVSQRSNRRLEAMKQKRQQMKQKRGVVEVE, encoded by the coding sequence ATGTATGGTTATAAAACTCTAACCAATATGATTGTTTCCAGAGAGAATGAGGATAATAGAGGAATTACTTTTATATTAAGTGATACAGAGGAGTGTTTTGTATCATATAAGGAACTGTATTTTTCAGCGCTGAGCCTTTTACACAGGCTGCAGTCTGCGGGGTTTAAGCCAAAGGATGAGGTAATTTTCCAGATAGATGACAATCATAAATTTGTATGTACTTTCTGGGCCTGTATATTAGGTGGCATGATTCCGGTTCCGGTAACGACCGGCACAAATGATGAACACAAACTAAAACTATTTAAGATTTGGGGAGTTCTAAATAGCCCTAGAATAATTACAACAGAGGATTTTATCGGAAAACTTGCAGCTTACGCCAATAAAAACGGCCTTTCGGACCAAATGGAAGTTATAAAGGACAGAGCTGAGTTTGTATATGATAAATTGAGTATAGGATGTTATGGCAAAATTCATGAGGCACAACCTGATGACATAGCCTTCATACAATTCTCTTCGGGCTCTACAGGAGACCCGAAAGGGGTCATTATTACGCATCAGAATGTTTTGATAAACCTGACTGCTGTTATTGAGTGGACTAAAATGGATTCAAATGATGTGGGCTTGAACTGGATGCCACTTACACACGACATGGGACTCATCGGAACACATATTAAGGGAATTCTGGCATGTATGAATCAGTATAATATCCAGACCCAGTTGTTTATAAAACATCCTACCTTATGGCTGCAAAAGGCAAGTGAACATAAGGCTACTTTGTTGTATTCGCCTAATTTTGGGTACAAACATTTTATGAAGTTTTTTAATACAGATACTAAAAAGGATTGGGACCTGTCTAATGTAAGAATTATTTATAATGGTGCAGAACCTATATCACTGGATATATGCAATGAGTTCCTGGATTTGATGGCACCCTATGGACTGAAAAGGAATGCAATGTATCCTGTTTATGGCCTTGCCGAAGGAACAATTGCCGTAACCTTCCCAAAGCCGGGAGATGAGATTAACCCCTTTAACTTTAACCGGAATAATCTTGGTGTAGGCGATACTATAGTCGAAACAGTCAAAGATGACCATAATGGTGTCATGTTTGTAGATGTAGGCTATCCCATATATAACTGCAGCATGCGTATATGTGACCGGAATAACGTAGATTTGGGAGAAAACCGAATAGGTTATATACAGATACGAGGTGGAAATGTAACAAAAGGTTATTACAATAATAAGACTGCTACAAAAGAAGCTATTACCGATGATGGATGGCTTAATACAGGCGATTTAGGACTGCTTAAGGATGGCCGCCTCATTATTACGGGCCGAGCAAAAGATGTAATATTTATGGCCGGTCAAAATTATTATTCACATGATATAGAGAGGGTAGCCGAAAGTGTTGACGGTATTGAACTTGGGAAAATAGTTGCTACAGGCGTTTATAACCAGAACACGAAGTGCGATGAACTCGTGCTCTTTGTTTTATTTAAGCAAAAAGCCGAGAATTTTATGAACCTGGCGGCAGAACTGAAAAGTACTATAAATCGTGCAATAGGGATTGAAGTGTCGGAGGTTATTCCTGTTAAGAATATTCCCAAGACTACCAGTGGAAAGGTTCAGCGTTATAAGCTCCGGGATAGCTTTACTAAAGGCGAATTTGACAGGATAAGAAGTGAATTGGCTGTTCTAATGGATAATGAACGAAACAACAGGAAAATTGATTTGCCGCAGAATTCTACTGAAGAGAAGCTTGTTGCCATATGGTCGGAAATGCTCGAAACACAAAGCCTCGGAACACAGGATAACTTTTTTGAACTGGGAGGAGATTCACTGAGGGTTACGCAGCTTATTTCCAGAATTAAAGAGATTTTTGGCATTGAAATGGAACAGACGGAAATATTTGAAAATTCCGATATTGTAAGTCTGGCTGAAGCAATCCAAAAGCATAAAAATAAATGTGTAAGGGAACATGATATTATACCGCAGACAAGTGCTGAAACTGGCAATCTGTCGCTTTCCTTTTCACAAAAAAGGCTGTGGTTCCTTGACCGTTTAAACGAAGGAAGCGCGCAATACAACCTTCACACAGCTTTAAGATTACACGGGAATGTGGATAGAGAATGCCTTGAAAAGAGTCTGAATGAAATAATGGACAGACATAAAATACTTAAGATGACCTTTAGGGAAGAAAATGGACAGCCGGTTCAAGTATTTAATCAGGAAGTAAAATTAAGTTTACCGTTGGTTGACTTAAGAGAGGTTCCAGAAGAAGAAAGGGAAAAACAGGCATTAGAAATTGCAAGTAGAGAGGCAGCTAAGGTTTTTGAACTTGATAAGGCTCCTCTTTTGAGAGCTAAGCTATTATGCCTGAATAATGATGAGCATATTTTAGTTATGGCTGTGCATCATATTGTATTTGATGGCTGGTCATTTGGAATCTTTCTAAAAGAGATGACCAATTACTATGAAATGTTCACAACCGGAAAAGGTCAGAATTTAAGAGAGTTGGAGATTCAGTACCCTGACTATGCTTACTGGCAAACCCGGAGACAGGTTGACGGTCTTCTTAATAATCAATTGGAATATTGGAAAAACAAGCTTTCGGGAGATATTCCGGTATTGGATCTTCCTTTAGATGGTCAAAGACCTGCTATTCAGACGTACAACGGAGCAAAATTTACAGCTTCTATTCCGCCGGATCTGGTGAAAAAACTTAAAAAGCTTGCAGCGAAAGAAAATTCCACTTTATTTATGGTTTTGCTTGCAGCATTTAAAGTACTTCTCCACCGTTATACAGGACAGGAAGATATAGTAGTGGGCTCGCCTATAGCCAACAGGAACAGAAAAGATATTGAAGATTTAATAGGCTTTTTTACAAATAATCTGGTTATGAGATCTTGTTTTTCCGGAAAGATGAGCTTTTTGGAACTATTGAAGAGGGTTAGAAGCACAACACTGGAGGCATATTCGAATCAGGATGTACCGTTTGAAAAGTTGGTGGAGGAGCTTCATGTTGAACGTGATATGAGCCGCAACCCACTGTTTCAGGTATTGTTCAGCCTTCAGAATACGCATATATCCCTTGAAGGTTTTTCAGAAATAAATGCTTCAATCATAGATACTGACAGCGGCTTTGCAAGGTTTGACCTGGCCTTGGATATCCGGGAGGTTGGAGAAGGGCTTGCTGCTGATTTTGAATATAACACCGATTTGTTTAACCAAGACACAATAAACAGAATGGCAGGACACTACAGGCAGCTTTTAGAGAGTATAGCACAAAGCCCGGAAAAAGAAGTGGATATGCTTTCAATTCTGACAAGTGAAGAGAAGAACACAATGGTCAGGAAGTGGAACAGCACAGAAGTTGATTATGGAGACGTTCCATGTTGGACTAAGCTTTTTGAAGAACAGGTGAAGAAGAATCCACAGGCATTAGCCGTTAGGGATAAAGAACGCAGTTTGACTTATGGTGAGCTAAATAGCTGTGCTAACAGGCTTGCACACTATCTGGTTTCTAAGGGAGTTGGACCTGAAACGGTAGTAGGTGTTTATCTCGATCGTACTGTACGGATGATCATTGCGCTGCTTGGCATTCATAAGGCCGGTGGAGCTTACCTGCCTATGGATCCTATATTTCCTAAAGACCGTTTGATGTATATGCAGGAAGATGCAAAGGTTGGAATAGTTTTATCGGAAAGCGGGCTTGAAGGAACATTGCCGCAAAATGGTTCTCAGATAATTTGCCTGGATAGTGAATGGGAGACAATTTCGCGGTTCAGTGAAGAAAATCCTGAAGCTAAAAATAATGGGGAAAGCCTTGCATACCTTATTTATACGTCAGGTTCAACCGGAAATCCGAAAGGGGTCCAGATTGAACAGCATGCACTTATAAACTTCCTTTTATCAATGGCGGAGAAGACAGAGCTTAAAGAAAGTGACACTCTCCTGGCAGTTACTACACTATCCTTTGACATTGCCGGGCTGGAGCTGTTTATGCCGCTTATATCAGGAGCTGGTATTGTACTTGCCGGAAGAGATGAAGTAATAGACGGAAGTAAGTTGATTGCTTTGCTAAATGAGCACTCTGTTTCTATAATGCAGGCTACACCTGCTACGTGGAGACTTATGGTTGAAGAGGGGTGGAAAGGAAGTAAAGGGCTGAAGGTTCTTTGCGGAGGAGAGGCACTGGCGAAAGAACTGGCGAAACAGCTTCTAGATAGATGCGGTACCCTTCTGAACGTATACGGACCTACAGAAACCACCATTTGGTCGACGATTGCAAAGTTGGAACATGGAACAGATACAATAACGATTGGACAACCTATTGCAAATACTCAAGTTTATGTCCTGGATGGTAATATGAACCCTGTTCCGGTTGGGATACAGGGAGAACTTTACATAGGTGGAGATGGTTTGGCTAGAGGCTATTTGAACCAACCCCACTTAACGGAAGAAAAATTTATTAAGGATCCATTCAGCAATAAAACCGGTGCTCGGCTTTACAGAACCGGGGATACGGTAAAATTCCTGCCCGATGGAAATCTTGAGTTTATAGGACGAAATGATCATCAGGTAAAGATTCGAGGTTTCAGAATAGAGCTTGGAGAAATTGAGAACCTTTTGAACCTGCATGAGGCTGTAAGGCAAAGCATTGTGGTTGCAAAGGAAATTGTCCGTGGAGAAAAATCTCTTGTGGCATACATAATTCCAACTGATGAAAAGACGGTTTTAGCTTCAGATAATTTAAGAAGCCGCCTCAAGGAAAGGCTTCCTGATTATATGGTTCCGGCCGCTTTTGTAATGATGGACTCTTTTCCAATGACGCCAAATGGCAAAATTGACAGAAAGGCACTTCCAATGCCGGAGAGTTTTCGCCCGCAGCTAAGAAACGGTTATACAGCACCGGAGAGTGAGATTGAGAAAAGTATTGTGTCTATCTGGCAGGAAGTTTTAAAGCTTGACCGCATAGGAATAAATGATAACTTTTTTGATTTGGGAGGCCATTCACTGTTACTTGCACAGGTTAGAAATAAAATTGCCGGTGTACTTGGAAAAGACGTCACAATGATGGATCTGTTCAGATATCCAACGATAAATGCATTGTCGGAATTCCTTGAAGGAAAGCAGATATCCGGCTCGAAAGGCAAAATAGATAAAAAGGGTGTTACAGGAAAATGTGATATTGCTGTCATAGGCTTAAGCGGTAGGTTTCCAGGTGCCAAAAATACAGAGGAATTCTGGAATAACCTTTGCAATGGCGTTGAGTCAATTACACGGCTAACAGATGAAGAGATTATCGCCGAGGGAGTTGACCCTGATGTAATTAAGAAGCCCGAATATGTTAAAGCCTGGGGTGCTTTGGATGAAGTTGATAAGTTTGATGCAGGTTTCTTCGGTTACAACCCGAGGGAGGCAGAAGTACTTGATCCCCAGCAGCGAATATTCCTGGAGGAGACCTGGAAAGCACTCGAAAATGCGGGTTATGATCCGGCAAGGTTTCCTAGGAAAATAGGGGTATACGCAAGTGTGGGCATGAATACATATGCACAAAACCTGTCTGAAAACTTTAAAGAAAAAGGTTTAGCGAGTGATTACCAGATTATGATCAGCAATGACAAGGATTTTATCGCCACTCGAGTTGCATATAAATTAAACCTTAAAGGACCTGCAATTACTGTACAGACCGCTTGTTCATCCTCTATGGTTGCAGTTCATCTCGCAAGCTCAAGCCTTATAAATGGAGAATGCGATATGGCTGTAGCGGGAGGGGCAAGTATAAGGCTTCCACAAAAAACCGGATACTTGTATCAGGAAGGAATGATTTTATCTCCGGATGGACGTTGCAGCGCTTTTGACGAAGAAGCAAAAGGTACTGTTGGAGGAAACGGTGCAGGTGTTGTTGTACTCAAGAGGTTGGAAGATGCTGTTGCTGACGGAGATTCTATCTGGGCTGTTATTAAGGCTACAGCTATTAATAATGACGGGGCTTTGAAGGTAGGATATACTGCACCGGGAATAGACGGACAGGCCGGAGCTATTTCAGAGGCACACTTAAAAGCAGGTATAGATCCTGAAACTATAACATATATTGAGGCACATGGTACAGGGACGCCGTTGGGAGATCCGATTGAGATCGAAGCACTAAGACAGGTTTTCAATAAAAGCACGGAAAAGAAAGGCTTCTGCGCTATTGGTTCAGTTAAGACAAACATAGGTCACCTTGATGCGGCAGCAGGAGTTTCGGGATTGATAAAAACCGTTCTTGCATTGAAGAATAAAATGATACCTCCGAGCTTGAATTTTAAGAAACCAAATCCCAAGCTGGATATTGATAATAGTCCTTTTTATATTAACAATAGTTTGAAGGAATGGAGCAGCAGTATAGGTCCGTTAAGGGCAGGCATAAGTTCCTTCGGAATTGGAGGCACAAACGCGCATGCTGTGCTTGAGGAAGCTCCTTATACAGATTATAAACCATGCAAAAGTGGTGTAAGTTTGCTTGTGTTCTCTGCCAAAACCCGGTCGGCTCTAAATAAAATTACTGCTGACTTTTTAGATTTCCTGAAGAAAAACAGTGATATTAATATGGCTGATGCAGCCTATACTTTACAATTAGGCCGCAGAGAAATGGAACATAGGAGGTTTCTTGTTTGCACATCAAGGGAAGATGCTATTGAAGCACTTGAAAACATTAATTCAATCCCCAAAAGGGTTTTTGATAGTATTGAAGGACAGAGTGAGGCTGCAAGGGTCAGGGATGTTAATCCGAAGGATTATTCGCTGGAAGACTTGGGACATCTCTGGCTGACAGGTGCCGGGATTGATTGGACAGCACTATATGAAGGCGGCCAGAGAAAAAGAATTCCTCTTCCTGTATACCCGTTTGAAGGCAAATCCTACTGGGTGGATAGAGTGAAGAAAGATAAGGTTGCAAAGGCAAATGGGAAAATAAGTGATATTTCAAAATGGTTCTATACTCCGCTTTGGAAACAATCAGCTAATGGCGGTTTATTAAAGAGTGTAAAATATGCAAACAGGCAGGACGTTATACTTGTTCTAACAACAGAAAGCAGTTTTTGCAGCAGATTGGTTCAGCGAATCGGAAAAACAAACGAGAACATAATCATAGCTAAAGTAGGAGTGAACTTTGGAAAAACAGGAGACAGAGAATATCTGTTTAGACCTAATAAAAAAGAGGATTATGATAATTTGTTAAATGAAATTTCAAAGGTTTCCAAAAAGCCGGATATAGTCTTGAATTTACTTGGAGTTTCCGGCAACTGTAGAGACATGGAGGACGAAAACGGTATAAGCTGTGGCAAACAGCTTTTCTACAACATGATTTATCTGGCACAGTCTTTTGGAAATCAAGGCTGGAATACGCCGGTACAGTTTAAGGTACTGACGGACAACGCCTTTAAAGTATTCAATGAGAAGAATTTATACCATGGAAAAACACTTGCCGTTGGACCTTGTAAGGTTATACCGAGAGAATATCCTAATATCAGGTGTAGTATGATCGACTTCGAATTACAACACGCAGAAAGCTTGCAAGAACAGGATATAATTGAATGCCTTTTAGCTGAAATATATGAAAAAGGCACAGAAAATATAACTGCTTACCGTGGTTTGGAACGATGGGTACAGACCTTTGACAGTACCCACGTTGAAGAGAGTCCGGATTCTCTGGTGAAGAAGAATGGTGTATATCTGATTACCGGCGGATTTGGTGGAATTGGGCTGAATCTTGCAGAATACCTGGCTAAGGAAGTGCAGGCAAAATTAATTCTGGTAAGTCGTTCAAAATTTCCGGAAGTTGAGAAGTGGTCGGATTGGCAGTCAGAGCACAGTAAAAATGACGGTGTATCAAAAAAGATAAAGAAGCTGCAAAGCTTTGAAAGTCTCGGTTCAGAAATCATGGTGTGTCAGGCAGATGTTACTGATACCGCACAACTTGAAGTTATCAGGCAAAATGCTTTAAAAAGGTTTGGCAGGCTTGATGGTATAATCCATGCAGCTGGAAATCCCGGCGGTGGCATGATCCAGATGAAAACAAAAGAGTTTTGTGAAAACGTCTTGGCACCAAAGGTCAAGGGTACGCTTGCACTCTACGAGACATTTAAGAATGACAGGCTGGATTTCTTTGTGTTCTGTTCTTCACTGAATGCTATAACCGGAGGGTTCGGGCAGGTTGACTATAGTGCTGCAAATGCTTTTCTTGATGCTTTTGCCGCAACACATGATTCATACAGGGGAACACGGTTTATATCAATTGATTGGGATAGGTGGCCGGGAACAGGTATGGCAGGCGGAACGGGACAGCAGAAAGATGCAGATGATCAGGTTATGCATCCTCTATTGGGTAAGAAAGTCTCAAACACTCCAGAAAAGGAGGTTTTCCTTGCAGAATTAAGCCCTAAGAGGGATTGGGTATTATCCGAGCACCTTGTAATGGGGACACCTACCATAGCAGGTACAACCTATCTGGAAATGGCGAGAGCCGCTTATAAAGAAGCCACTGGGCAGGATTCCATGCAAATAAGCGATGTGGTTTTCCTGACTCCGATGGTTGTAAAGCAGGAAGAAGCACGAGATGTATTTACTATTTTGACTAAAAACGGAGATGTTTACGATTTCCAGGTGGCAAGCAAGTTGAAGGGAAGCGAAGGTGAAGAGTCAAACTGGTATGAGCACGTAAGAGGAAAGATCAAAGCTTTCGGTGAAGAAACTTTGAAACAGTTTGACATTAAGGAAATAAAAGCAAGGTGCTTTGACAGAATGGAAGCAGGTGAGGTTCAGGGCAATAAAACTAAGGAGTTTATCAGCTTCGGAGACAGGTGGAAATCGTTAAAAGGCTTTGACCTTGGGGAAAATGAGGGCTTGGTCGAGGTTGAACTTTCAGGTGAATTTATCGGTGATCTGAAGGATTATGAACTCCATCCGGCTCTGCTTGATGTAGCCACGGGTTCGGTAAGATTGGCAGCTGGCGGTAATTATCTGCCTTTCTCATATGAGAGGCTGATCATAAAGAAGCGGTTATCTGGGAAAGTATATGGATTTATAAGGTTTAAAAACGGCTACAGTGCCGCGCAGGAGATAATAACCTGTGATATAGACATAATGAATGATAAAGGTGAGCAGGTTGTTGAAATAAGCAATTTTTCAATGAGGCTGACTGGCGATGCTGCCGCTGCAAGCATCAAGGCGAGAGCATCAGGACAACGGCAAACCGGAGGGACTGATTTTGAAAGTTTATATAAAATGGCAGCCAAAAAGGAATTCGGATTCTTAAATGATGGAATATCGGCAGCAGAGGGCAAAGAAGTTTTCAAACGAGTTCTGAACGGTTTCTGCAAGTCACAGATAATTGTATCTGTAAAAGATCTGAATACCGCAATAGAGCAAGCTAATTATGTAGACCAGCCCGGTGTAAAAAAAGAGGCCGATGAGGAGGATTTAAAACCGAAACATCCAAGACCTGAACTTGATAACGATTATGTACCTCCCAAGAATGACATAGAACAAAAACTTGCAGATATCTGGCAGAAAACACTGAGCATAGAAGCGGTAGGTATTCACGATGAATTCTTTGCATTAGGAGGGGATTCCTTAATGCTTATAGAGGTACATACTAAAATTAAAGAACTATTCACAACAAACTTAGCGGTTGTAGACCTATACAAATACAATACAGTAGCATCTCTTGCAAAATATTTAAGCAGTGAAAATAAAGAGGAAGAGCAGCCTACCTTTGAGAGTGTAAGTCAGAGGTCAAACAGACGGCTTGAGGCGATGAAACAAAAAAGACAGCAAATGAAACAAAAAAGAGGAGTGGTTGAAGTTGAGTAA